A region of Thioalbus denitrificans DNA encodes the following proteins:
- a CDS encoding L,D-transpeptidase → MPRIVVDLGRQRLILEQDGARFEYPVSTARNGAGERSGSGCTPRGLHQVRARIGSHCPPGAVFVGRRPTGEIYTPELGARYPDRDWILTRILWLSGLEPGLNRLGSVDTMRRYIYIHGCPDELPMGVPLSHGCIRMRNRDLVELFDRTPVGTRVLIVE, encoded by the coding sequence ATGCCACGGATTGTTGTCGACCTTGGCCGTCAGCGGCTGATCCTGGAGCAGGATGGGGCCCGGTTCGAGTATCCCGTGTCCACCGCCCGCAACGGCGCCGGCGAGCGATCCGGCAGCGGCTGCACACCGCGGGGGCTGCACCAGGTCCGCGCCCGGATCGGCAGCCATTGCCCGCCCGGCGCCGTCTTCGTCGGCCGTCGGCCCACCGGGGAGATCTACACTCCGGAGCTGGGCGCGCGATATCCCGACCGTGACTGGATACTGACCCGGATCCTGTGGCTGAGCGGCCTGGAACCGGGACTCAACCGCCTCGGGTCCGTGGATACCATGCGCCGCTACATCTACATCCATGGCTGTCCGGACGAGCTGCCCATGGGGGTGCCGTTGTCCCATGGCTGCATACGCATGCGCAACCGCGACCTGGTGGAGCTGTTCGATCGCACGCCGGTGGGCACGCGGGTTCTCATCGTCGAGTAG
- a CDS encoding DUF6763 family protein produces the protein MAESYRPVVGEWYCNLETGDLFEVVALDEDSGTIGIQYFEGEVEEIDADTWTELMLEPSAEPEDWSAPFDDLEPEEVNYGEAQRPENWSGPFNDIDRED, from the coding sequence ATGGCCGAAAGCTACCGTCCCGTTGTGGGTGAATGGTACTGCAACCTCGAGACGGGTGACCTGTTCGAGGTGGTCGCCCTGGACGAGGACAGCGGCACCATCGGTATCCAGTATTTCGAGGGCGAGGTGGAGGAGATCGATGCCGATACCTGGACCGAACTGATGCTGGAGCCCAGTGCGGAGCCCGAGGACTGGTCCGCACCGTTCGATGACCTGGAGCCGGAGGAGGTCAACTACGGGGAAGCCCAGCGTCCGGAAAACTGGTCAGGTCCCTTCAACGACATCGATCGGGAAGACTGA
- a CDS encoding universal stress protein gives MIRRILVALDASPHSREALEAAVELAVRYRAELLGLFVEDANLLRLAELPFTREVGLSSGMPRRLDALQLEQSLRAQVRLIEKLLRQSLRHGQIAGSLRVVRGRIVTELLVAARDADLVVLGRGGNPHRRIIGSNLRQVLESTLETPLLVGRKAPPGRPVLVLFDGGEPAYRALAAALQLARRERDGLVVLIPRVGGAEAESLRELAGRWLEQQGAQARFLFIQGASPEMLQRAVETEQGRILVTHAPTRGMSSDLDLTEHLLGGLSCSLLLIR, from the coding sequence GTGATCCGCCGCATACTCGTGGCCCTGGACGCCTCGCCCCACAGCCGGGAAGCACTGGAGGCGGCCGTCGAGCTGGCAGTACGCTACCGGGCCGAGCTGCTCGGGCTGTTCGTGGAGGATGCCAATCTCCTGCGCCTGGCGGAGCTGCCCTTCACCCGCGAGGTGGGTCTCTCCTCGGGCATGCCCCGGCGCCTGGACGCCCTGCAGCTGGAACAGAGCCTGCGGGCCCAGGTCCGGCTGATAGAGAAGCTGCTGCGCCAGAGTCTCCGGCATGGGCAGATCGCGGGTTCGCTCCGGGTGGTGCGCGGGCGGATCGTCACGGAACTGCTGGTTGCGGCCCGGGATGCCGACCTGGTCGTGCTGGGTCGGGGAGGGAATCCCCACCGCCGCATCATCGGCAGCAACCTGCGACAGGTCCTGGAGTCCACACTGGAAACGCCGTTGCTGGTCGGGCGGAAGGCTCCGCCCGGACGCCCGGTGCTGGTGCTGTTCGACGGCGGTGAACCCGCGTACCGCGCACTCGCCGCGGCACTTCAGCTGGCGCGGCGGGAGCGGGACGGGCTGGTGGTGCTGATACCGAGGGTCGGTGGAGCGGAAGCCGAGTCCCTGCGCGAACTGGCCGGACGATGGCTGGAACAGCAGGGGGCGCAGGCGCGCTTCCTGTTCATCCAAGGTGCTTCACCCGAGATGCTGCAGCGCGCGGTGGAAACCGAGCAGGGCCGGATTCTCGTAACCCATGCCCCCACCCGCGGCATGAGTTCCGATCTCGACCTCACCGAGCACCTGCTGGGCGGGCTGAGCTGTTCGCTCCTGTTGATACGCTGA
- a CDS encoding ATP-binding protein — MPLSTTLKAVMRVRRRRQADPEREQAFLRTLLGSIAVGYLVYSAFADGVIESHEASVLVASALFLAATFGLLGWILTHPGIAPRRRVLGMVLDLGATSYAMYMLGETGAPLFGIYLWVTLGNGFRFGARYLYVATLISLTGFIAVIMLNDYWATHRILAMAMLFTLFLIPPYVATLLHRLEDAVERANQANKAKSRFLANMSHEIRTPLNGVIAMSDLLMDTRLNTEQKDLAQTIHASARTLLSLIENILDISKIEAEKLVLERTEFDLHALVNGTAAMLIPQARAKGLMFTVHISPETPFLLLGDALHMRQILINLAGNAVKFTEEGGVEIRVHRLSENETAVRLRFEVIDSGIGIPADARARIFDSFTQADDSHTRRYGGTGLGTTIAKQLVGLMGGEIGVESEENRGTTFWFELPLEKQAVMRQAGGPPMSLSDTRVLQVAVPSADRRIVADFLAGWGVSSDSCPSCAQAFARLVDAANKGTPHHIVLADARYLDMTPQQFASAVAGETALRQVSLVLIHGGLDHLQQEQLLQGGYSALLHHPVAKPLLFNALHAARSEQAPTDDVVRLSEHLAAACDGARLNILVGEDNRTNQKVIQRILERAGHTSRIVGNGEEVLDALESDSYDLVIIDMQMPVMDGLQAMKIYRMMPTQSGHLPFIVLTANATTEAMRECEEAGADSYLTKPIEPRLLLEAIRRLTPEKEESRPTMEKLPTSPVQSTDKPSAPVAGGSLSPQTLEHLERLAQGSDFLEELIDGFISDTEDLLGRLRPAVDRCAFEEARDILHAIAGSAGSLGADTLYEACSQLSRATRLGDPGLMRQRLEGLFREFEQTREALREYLRRRNAAHA, encoded by the coding sequence ATGCCCCTGTCCACAACCCTGAAAGCGGTAATGCGGGTGCGCCGGCGCCGGCAGGCCGATCCCGAGCGCGAGCAGGCGTTCCTGCGTACCCTGCTCGGGTCGATCGCCGTGGGTTACCTGGTCTACTCGGCCTTCGCCGACGGCGTCATCGAATCCCACGAGGCCAGTGTGCTGGTCGCCTCGGCGCTGTTCCTGGCCGCCACTTTCGGCCTGCTGGGCTGGATCCTGACCCATCCCGGCATCGCGCCCCGACGCCGGGTGCTGGGCATGGTGCTGGACCTGGGCGCCACCTCCTACGCCATGTACATGCTCGGGGAGACGGGTGCGCCGCTGTTCGGCATCTACCTGTGGGTGACACTCGGCAACGGTTTCCGTTTCGGCGCCCGCTATCTCTACGTGGCCACGCTCATCAGCCTGACCGGGTTCATCGCGGTGATCATGCTCAACGACTACTGGGCGACCCACCGCATCCTGGCCATGGCCATGCTGTTCACCCTGTTCCTCATTCCTCCCTACGTGGCGACCCTGCTGCACCGCCTGGAGGATGCCGTGGAACGGGCGAACCAGGCCAACAAGGCCAAGAGCCGGTTCCTGGCCAACATGAGCCACGAGATCCGCACGCCGCTCAACGGCGTCATCGCCATGAGCGATCTGCTCATGGACACGCGCCTCAATACCGAGCAGAAGGACCTGGCGCAGACCATCCACGCCTCGGCCAGAACCCTGCTCTCCCTCATCGAGAACATTCTCGACATCTCCAAGATCGAGGCGGAGAAGCTGGTCCTGGAGCGGACCGAGTTCGATCTGCACGCACTGGTCAACGGCACCGCCGCCATGCTCATCCCCCAGGCGCGTGCGAAGGGGCTGATGTTCACCGTGCACATCTCGCCCGAGACACCCTTCCTGCTCCTGGGCGACGCCCTGCACATGCGCCAGATCCTGATCAACCTGGCCGGCAACGCGGTGAAATTCACCGAGGAGGGCGGGGTCGAGATCCGGGTGCATCGGCTGTCGGAGAACGAGACCGCCGTCAGGCTGCGGTTCGAGGTGATCGATTCGGGCATCGGGATTCCCGCCGACGCCAGGGCACGCATCTTCGACAGCTTCACCCAGGCCGACGACTCCCATACCCGCCGTTACGGGGGGACCGGCCTGGGCACCACCATCGCCAAGCAGCTGGTCGGGCTGATGGGCGGCGAGATCGGCGTGGAGAGCGAGGAGAACCGGGGCACCACCTTCTGGTTCGAGCTGCCGCTGGAGAAGCAGGCGGTGATGCGGCAGGCGGGCGGTCCGCCCATGAGCCTCAGCGACACCCGGGTGCTGCAGGTGGCCGTTCCCTCGGCGGACCGGCGGATAGTCGCCGACTTCCTCGCCGGCTGGGGCGTCAGCTCCGACTCCTGTCCCTCCTGCGCCCAGGCCTTCGCCCGACTCGTTGACGCCGCCAACAAGGGCACACCTCACCACATCGTGCTGGCCGATGCCCGCTACCTGGACATGACGCCCCAGCAGTTCGCCTCCGCGGTGGCGGGAGAAACGGCGCTGCGCCAGGTCTCGCTGGTGCTGATCCATGGCGGACTCGACCATCTGCAGCAGGAACAACTGCTCCAGGGCGGCTATTCCGCCCTGCTCCACCATCCCGTGGCCAAGCCGCTGCTGTTCAATGCGCTGCACGCGGCGCGGTCCGAACAGGCGCCCACGGACGACGTGGTGCGGCTCTCCGAGCACCTGGCGGCGGCCTGCGACGGCGCCCGGCTGAACATTCTCGTGGGCGAGGACAACCGGACCAACCAGAAGGTCATCCAGCGCATACTCGAACGGGCCGGGCACACCTCCCGCATCGTCGGCAACGGCGAGGAGGTTCTCGACGCGCTGGAGAGCGACAGCTACGATCTGGTCATCATCGACATGCAGATGCCGGTGATGGACGGCCTGCAGGCGATGAAGATCTACCGCATGATGCCGACCCAGTCCGGGCACCTGCCCTTCATTGTCCTCACCGCCAATGCGACCACCGAGGCAATGCGCGAGTGCGAGGAGGCCGGCGCCGACTCCTATCTCACCAAGCCGATCGAACCGCGCCTGTTGCTGGAGGCGATTCGCCGCCTGACACCGGAAAAGGAAGAGAGCAGACCCACCATGGAGAAGCTCCCCACGTCGCCTGTTCAATCGACGGACAAACCGTCGGCCCCCGTTGCGGGCGGCAGCCTCAGCCCGCAGACGCTCGAGCACCTGGAACGGCTGGCCCAGGGCAGCGATTTCCTCGAGGAGCTCATCGACGGATTCATCAGCGACACCGAGGATTTGCTGGGACGGCTGCGCCCGGCCGTTGACCGCTGTGCCTTCGAAGAGGCGCGCGACATCCTCCACGCCATCGCCGGGAGTGCCGGCAGCCTCGGCGCCGATACCCTCTACGAAGCCTGCTCCCAGCTCTCACGGGCCACCCGGCTCGGTGACCCGGGGCTGATGCGCCAACGCCTCGAGGGGCTGTTCCGCGAGTTCGAGCAGACCCGTGAAGCCCTGCGCGAGTATCTGCGCCGGCGCAACGCCGCGCACGCCTGA
- the nagZ gene encoding beta-N-acetylhexosaminidase, which produces MSLGPVMLDLQGLQLDAEERELLRHPAVGGVILFSRNFSDPEQIQALVTEIHTLREPRLLVAVDQEGGRVQRFREGFTRIPPAARLGALFEQEPKRALRLAETGGWLMAAELRAVGVDLSLAPVLDLGRGLSEVIGDRAFHRLPDTVTRLAQAWIEGMHRAGMAATGKHFPGHGSVAADSHVDIPRDERRLEELLLEDVVPFERLCRSELAAIMPAHVVYPHVDPMPPGFSRHWLQEILRRRLGFQGVIFSDDLTMEGARVAGDTESAAELALEAGCDMVLVCNDRAATHRVLDRLRNHDDPTAHLRLVRLHGRPAPLRPELMQSQAWKQAVNAVAGLEPPQSLDLV; this is translated from the coding sequence ATGTCACTGGGGCCCGTGATGCTGGACCTGCAGGGACTGCAGCTGGACGCCGAGGAGCGCGAACTGCTGCGTCACCCGGCAGTCGGCGGCGTGATACTGTTCAGCCGCAACTTCAGCGATCCGGAGCAGATCCAGGCGCTGGTGACGGAAATCCACACCCTGCGCGAGCCGCGGCTCCTGGTGGCGGTGGACCAGGAGGGGGGACGGGTCCAGCGTTTCCGCGAAGGGTTCACCCGGATTCCTCCCGCCGCCCGCCTCGGGGCGCTGTTCGAGCAGGAACCCAAGCGTGCGTTGCGCCTGGCGGAAACCGGCGGCTGGCTCATGGCCGCGGAGCTGCGGGCGGTGGGGGTGGATCTCAGCCTGGCACCCGTTCTCGACCTGGGCCGGGGTCTCAGCGAAGTCATCGGCGACCGTGCCTTTCATCGCCTGCCGGACACGGTCACCCGGCTGGCCCAGGCATGGATCGAGGGTATGCACCGGGCCGGCATGGCCGCCACCGGCAAGCACTTTCCCGGCCACGGTTCGGTGGCCGCCGACTCCCATGTGGATATTCCCCGCGACGAGCGCCGGCTCGAGGAGCTGCTGCTGGAGGACGTGGTGCCCTTCGAGCGGCTGTGCCGGAGCGAACTCGCGGCCATCATGCCCGCCCACGTGGTCTATCCCCACGTGGACCCCATGCCGCCGGGCTTCTCGCGGCACTGGCTGCAGGAGATCCTGCGCCGGCGACTCGGCTTCCAGGGGGTCATCTTCAGCGATGACCTGACCATGGAGGGTGCCCGGGTGGCCGGCGATACGGAATCCGCCGCCGAACTCGCCCTGGAGGCGGGCTGCGACATGGTGCTGGTCTGCAACGACCGGGCCGCCACCCACCGGGTGCTGGATCGACTCCGCAACCATGACGACCCCACCGCGCATCTGCGCCTGGTCCGGCTGCACGGCCGGCCCGCGCCGTTGCGTCCCGAACTGATGCAGTCCCAGGCCTGGAAGCAGGCGGTCAACGCCGTGGCCGGACTCGAACCACCCCAGTCACTCGACCTGGTCTGA
- a CDS encoding Lon protease family protein gives MSELKPLAPEALYQSCDTSRLDFETTAELEEMKEMLGQDRARKAIHFGVGIRAEGFNLFVLGPSGLGKLTLVRRLLEQRAGQELRARDWCYLNNFTSPHKPRALSLPPGQGRRLRDDVKQLVDELGGAIPAAFESDEYRTRRQEIQEEFETRQEAALAELQKEAEAHDISLLRTPAGFAFAPMREGEVLTPDQFHELNEEEQQRVEAVVSTLQEHLQRILLKIPQWRKQVRDKVRELNREITFSAVGHLMEHLHETYVALPEVLEHLKELEQDVIENAENFRKMAESPGEEEEGKGLRGSLQHRYEVNLIVENADHGEAPVVYEDNPSFQNLVGRVEHVAQMGTLVTDFTLLKPGALHRANGGYLIIDARRVLTQPFSWEGLKRALFSRQIRIESVAQFFSLVSTVSLEPEPIPLDVKVVLVGDRLLYYLLSQYDPDFDKLFKVAADFEEHIDRTPEGTRSYARLIGTLAREHSLLPLDRAAVARAIEHGARTAGDSERLSTHVGNIVDLLREAHHYASEAGREVITRPDIQTAIDARIHRSDRLRERIYAEIQRGTINIRTEGVEVGLVNGLSVIDLGNFAFGQPSRISATARFGEGEVVDIEREVEMGGSIHSKGVLILSHYLAARYARDRPLSLSASLVFEQSYGMVEGDSASVAELCALLSALAGAGVKQSLAVTGSVNQHGQVQAIGGVNEKIEGYFDICNARGLTGEQGVLIPRTNVPHLMLREDVVAACREGRFHVYPLDTVDQAAALLTGLPAGEADSEGRYPEGSLNRRVDDRLDELYHLRLELMEHKHDSGGETS, from the coding sequence ATGTCTGAGCTGAAGCCCCTTGCTCCGGAAGCTCTCTACCAGTCCTGCGATACCAGCCGGCTGGACTTCGAGACTACCGCCGAGCTCGAGGAGATGAAGGAGATGCTGGGCCAGGACCGGGCCCGGAAGGCGATCCATTTCGGCGTCGGTATCCGGGCCGAAGGGTTCAACCTGTTCGTCCTCGGCCCATCCGGTCTGGGGAAGCTGACCCTGGTGCGCCGACTCCTGGAACAGCGCGCGGGGCAGGAGCTCCGTGCACGCGACTGGTGCTACCTGAACAACTTCACCAGTCCCCACAAGCCCCGGGCCCTCAGCCTGCCCCCGGGCCAGGGCCGGCGGCTGCGCGACGATGTGAAGCAACTGGTGGACGAGCTCGGCGGGGCCATTCCCGCCGCTTTCGAGAGCGATGAGTACCGGACCCGCAGGCAGGAGATCCAGGAGGAGTTCGAAACCCGGCAGGAGGCGGCGCTCGCCGAGCTGCAGAAGGAGGCGGAGGCGCACGACATCTCGCTCCTGCGGACCCCGGCAGGCTTTGCCTTCGCACCCATGCGCGAGGGTGAGGTGCTCACCCCGGATCAGTTCCATGAGTTGAACGAGGAGGAGCAGCAGCGGGTCGAGGCGGTGGTCTCCACCCTGCAGGAGCACCTGCAGCGCATCCTGCTGAAGATTCCCCAGTGGCGCAAGCAGGTGCGCGACAAGGTGCGTGAGCTCAATCGCGAAATCACCTTCTCCGCGGTCGGCCACCTGATGGAGCACCTGCATGAAACCTACGTGGCGCTGCCCGAGGTGCTGGAGCACCTGAAGGAGCTGGAGCAGGACGTCATAGAAAACGCGGAGAATTTCCGCAAGATGGCGGAAAGTCCGGGCGAGGAGGAGGAGGGGAAGGGGCTGCGCGGCTCGCTCCAGCACCGCTATGAAGTGAACCTCATCGTGGAGAATGCCGATCACGGCGAGGCACCGGTGGTCTACGAGGATAATCCCAGCTTCCAGAACCTGGTGGGAAGGGTGGAGCATGTGGCCCAGATGGGCACCCTGGTTACCGATTTCACCCTCCTCAAGCCCGGCGCATTGCACCGGGCCAACGGTGGCTACCTGATCATCGATGCGCGCCGGGTACTGACCCAGCCGTTCTCCTGGGAGGGCCTGAAACGGGCGCTGTTCTCCCGGCAGATCCGGATCGAATCGGTGGCCCAGTTCTTCAGCCTGGTCAGCACCGTCTCCCTGGAGCCGGAACCCATCCCCCTCGACGTGAAGGTGGTCCTGGTGGGGGACCGGCTGCTCTACTACCTGCTCAGCCAGTACGACCCGGACTTCGACAAGCTGTTCAAGGTGGCGGCCGATTTCGAGGAGCATATCGACCGCACCCCGGAGGGCACCCGGAGCTACGCGCGCCTCATCGGAACCCTGGCCCGGGAGCACTCGCTGCTGCCCCTGGACCGTGCAGCCGTCGCCCGGGCGATAGAGCACGGTGCCCGGACGGCCGGTGACAGCGAGCGGCTCTCCACCCACGTGGGCAACATCGTGGATCTGCTCCGTGAGGCCCATCACTATGCCTCGGAGGCCGGGCGCGAGGTCATCACGCGACCGGACATTCAGACCGCCATCGACGCCCGCATCCACCGCTCGGACCGGCTGCGCGAACGCATCTATGCCGAGATCCAGCGCGGCACCATCAACATCCGGACGGAGGGTGTGGAGGTGGGACTGGTGAACGGACTGTCGGTCATCGATCTCGGCAACTTCGCCTTCGGCCAGCCCTCGCGCATCTCCGCCACCGCCCGCTTCGGCGAGGGAGAGGTCGTGGACATCGAGCGCGAGGTGGAAATGGGTGGTTCCATCCATTCCAAGGGCGTGCTCATCCTGTCCCACTACCTGGCCGCCCGCTATGCCCGTGACCGGCCCCTGTCCCTCTCCGCCAGCCTGGTCTTCGAGCAGTCCTACGGAATGGTGGAAGGCGACAGCGCGTCGGTGGCGGAGCTCTGCGCCCTGCTGTCGGCCCTGGCCGGCGCGGGGGTGAAGCAGTCCCTCGCCGTCACCGGCTCGGTCAACCAGCACGGCCAGGTGCAGGCCATCGGCGGTGTCAACGAGAAGATCGAGGGTTACTTCGACATCTGCAATGCCCGCGGCCTGACCGGGGAGCAGGGGGTCCTGATTCCCCGCACCAACGTTCCCCACCTCATGTTGCGCGAGGATGTGGTCGCAGCCTGTCGTGAGGGTCGATTCCACGTCTACCCGCTGGATACGGTGGACCAGGCCGCCGCCCTGCTGACCGGGCTGCCTGCGGGAGAGGCCGACAGCGAGGGCAGATACCCCGAGGGCAGCCTCAACCGCCGGGTGGATGATCGCCTCGATGAACTCTACCACCTGCGTCTCGAGCTGATGGAGCACAAGCATGACTCCGGCGGCGAAACCTCCTGA
- a CDS encoding crotonase/enoyl-CoA hydratase family protein — translation MSFESKKFQGSVQAYYEQLTTRFDMEHGIIWLYMHAAPRPCFTPRLLEDLRKYQRILENHGGRFPANGELLPVNYQVLTSDVPGVYNLGGDLSLFMSLIRERDRTGLLKYATACIDVLFPNAINYNLPLTTISLVKGQALGGGFEAALSSNVVIAERGSQMGLPEILFNLFPGMGAYSLLARRIDPIRAEQLILGGRIHTAEELFEMGVVDILAEEGEGEEAVYRYVRKHSRSRIGQLAMQRVRQRYNPVTHAELMDITRIWVDAAMQLEAKDLKVMERLVRAQDKAFSDEKKGENAHEVA, via the coding sequence ATGTCTTTTGAAAGCAAGAAGTTCCAGGGCAGTGTCCAGGCCTACTACGAGCAGCTGACCACCCGTTTCGACATGGAGCACGGCATCATCTGGCTCTACATGCACGCCGCTCCGCGACCCTGTTTCACCCCGCGCCTGCTCGAGGACCTGCGCAAGTACCAGCGCATCCTGGAAAACCACGGCGGCCGCTTCCCGGCCAACGGTGAGCTCCTCCCCGTCAACTACCAGGTGCTCACCTCCGACGTTCCGGGCGTCTACAATCTCGGCGGGGATCTCAGCCTGTTCATGTCGTTGATCCGGGAACGGGATCGCACCGGCCTGCTGAAGTACGCCACCGCCTGCATCGACGTTCTCTTCCCCAACGCCATCAACTACAACCTGCCCCTGACCACCATCTCCCTGGTCAAGGGGCAGGCCCTCGGCGGCGGCTTCGAGGCGGCCCTGTCCAGCAACGTGGTAATCGCCGAACGCGGTTCCCAGATGGGACTGCCGGAGATTCTGTTCAACCTGTTCCCCGGCATGGGCGCCTACAGCCTGCTGGCGCGCCGCATCGATCCCATCCGTGCCGAGCAGCTGATCCTGGGCGGCCGGATTCATACCGCCGAGGAGCTGTTCGAGATGGGCGTCGTGGACATCCTCGCCGAGGAGGGGGAGGGCGAGGAGGCGGTCTACCGCTACGTGCGCAAGCACAGCCGTTCCCGCATCGGCCAGCTGGCCATGCAGCGGGTGCGCCAGCGCTACAACCCCGTCACCCATGCCGAGCTGATGGACATCACCCGCATCTGGGTCGACGCGGCCATGCAGCTGGAAGCCAAGGACCTGAAGGTGATGGAGCGGCTCGTCCGCGCCCAGGACAAGGCCTTCAGCGACGAGAAGAAGGGCGAAAACGCCCACGAGGTGGCCTGA
- a CDS encoding DUF1820 family protein: MATQQRLFKVLFHNQGSLYEIYARKVTQGSLFGFVEVEDLVFGEKSALLVDPVEERLKTEFLGVSRTFIPLHSVVRIDEVDREGPAKVIELGDSAVVTPFPFPVPPPDKGPGKR, from the coding sequence ATGGCCACCCAGCAACGTCTTTTCAAGGTCCTTTTCCACAACCAGGGCTCCCTGTACGAAATCTATGCGCGCAAGGTTACCCAGGGTTCGCTGTTCGGATTTGTCGAAGTGGAGGACCTCGTGTTCGGCGAGAAGAGCGCGCTGCTGGTGGACCCGGTGGAGGAACGCCTCAAAACCGAGTTCCTCGGCGTGTCGCGCACCTTCATCCCGCTGCATTCGGTGGTACGCATCGACGAGGTGGATCGTGAAGGTCCCGCCAAGGTCATCGAGCTCGGCGATTCGGCCGTGGTCACCCCGTTCCCGTTTCCCGTGCCGCCCCCGGACAAGGGACCCGGAAAACGCTGA